The nucleotide sequence ATTTAACTGTTTTGTTTCAAGCACTTATTATTatgaatttactaaaaaaaaatgaaatcatAATTTTCGTGATTGTACCTATAACTTGTTGATTTTTCGGTAGCTTTCCATGCTTTCGGAACTTCGGGAAAGCTGATGGTTGAGCTCTTCGTGATTGGCTACTTGATGGGTACTTGCATAGCCTACTACGTTGTTGTAGGCGATCTAGGACCTCAGATAGccgcaaaaattttaaatattcctcAAACTGATCTCTTGAGACTGTGGGTGATGGTACTGCTGACGCTCCTGTGTGTCCTGCCGCTAGGCCTGCTCAAAAATGTCGACAGCCTAGCCACAGTGAGCACAGCATCAATTGGGTTCTATCTCTGCCTTGTGCTTAAAGTCATGGCCGAGGCTAAAGGACCTTTTATGTTGGGTGAATGGAAGCACTTGGTGCTTCTCTGGCAACCGAGTGGGGTCATGCAATGCCTACCAATCTTCAGCATGGCTCTAGGCTGTCAGATGCAGCTTTTTGAAGTGCAGGAAACGATGCCTGGAGTGTCACTTGAAAAGATGAACCAAACTGTGCGGTCAGCTACAGCTCTATGCTGTATGACTTACATTTTGGTTGGCTTCTTTGGGTACGTGGCTTTCTGCGCCCAGGGATTTGCTGGGAATATCCTTCTAAACTTCTCTGCTACCCTCATCAGTGATGTCATCAAAATTGGCTTTGTTATATCTGTTGCTTGCAGCTTTCCCCTAGTGATCTTCCCCTGCAGAGCCTCTCTCTATTCCTTGCTCTACAGAAAGGTAAGTCGAACTGGTTTTATTGATCAATTTCTAGGAATATAAGTGCCCtgggttcgaatctcctttaaGCCAATAgaaattttcttgttttatGTGTTCGATTTGCAGAATTTGCGTCCTATCAATTACCTTGCCTTTACGTCGTCTTTCGTTCTTTCTGATTTTCTATATCCTGTATCCTTTACTTTATTTAAGTCTTCTTTTCAtatttaaatacaaatataaGAAGAAGTAATGCAAATATCTTGTCCTCTTGGTGGCAGGATCACGTTGATGCAGTTAACTACATACCTGAAGCAAAATTCCGATTGCTAACTGTTATTATCGTGGTGATTTGCCTGATCATTGGTATCCTCATTCCTTCAATTGAGCTTGTAATTGGACTAATTGGGTCCACGATGGGTGTGTCCATTTGCGTAATCTTCCCGGCTCTCTGCTTTAAGCGAGTGGCCAAGAAGGACTCCACTGAGAAATCTGCAGCTCAGTTTATGTGCGTCTTTGGCTTTGTTCTCATGATCCTTGGCACTTATGCCAATCTAAGTGCCATAGATGAAAAGAAGTCTGGGCCTATCATTGACAATAATGATCTCAATGACATGAGAATACAAGATAATGTCAGAGAGATGCTTCCTGAGAAGATCCCTGAACCTAAGCTTCCTGAAAGTATGAAGGAAGATCGAGAGATCACAGAGAAAGTCAGACCTCCGGATTTGATAGATGTTGGAAAGGAATCTATTATTCAAAAGGATACAATTGAGAAAGAAGTAGATAAAAGTGAAGTTAGGGAGAAAGAGAAGATCCTCGATGCTGACGCTATCATGAAGGAAGATCGAGAGATCGCTGTGGAAGATTCAGGCAAGAAGCATGATCAGCATGATCATGAATTCCATGCTGTTGTCAATGAAATCCAACGACAAAATAAACAAATGATGGAAAAACTTGAACAGATAGCCGGGAAGATTGACaatgagaaaaattcaaagGAAAATATCCCTCCAGGTGATCCTGCCAAACCCAATGATTCTAGTCCAAAGCTTGAGGTGCCAAAGGCTGAAGATCACAGAGATGAAGTGAAAATTGCCGAGGAACCGGTCAAGATTCCAGAACCAAATTCCAGGGAGAGACTGATCCAGAACATCACAAATAAATTCCCCAATCCCATTCCAATAGCTCTCCTGCCGAATGCTTCCCAGAAGCACGATGAGGTTGTCAGGGAGGCGACAATGCCAAAGAATAGGACTCTTGAGGTGCCGATGAAAGTGCCTGAGAAGATTCTGGAGCTGCCCAAGCTGATGGACACAGTGAAGGCAACGATTGAAGCTCCTGTTGAGAAAGCCGATGGCAAACCAGAGCTTCCCAAGGAGGAAGTGAAGAAAGATCAACCAGAAACTTCCAAAGAGAACGTCGATACAATACGACGGGATCTGTTGGGGGTTAATTCGCCATCGGCCAGGGAGAAGAGAAATGTAGGTGATCAGGATTGTGAGAGAGATTTGGAGCAGCTTTAAAGTTGGATGTAAATaaaggaagaaaaataaaattatataattttgtctttaattttctttttcgtaCTTGAACACCTTAGAACGGAAAGGAAGGGAATGGAAAAACAACCGTCCTGTTACTCAATGAAGAGAAATGAAAAGAAGAGTATTTGTCTGGAAACTTCTTTATTGGGGATTATTTATGAGAATCAAAAATATGGGGGCTTTTTAGGAGTTTATCTTTGAATTGTCTGGTTACTTCTTCTTTGCTTTGGGTACGATACGATCGTACGGCGTGTCTTTCATTGTTGTTGATGATCCCACGATGTTGACAAAACCCGTTGATCCCCGAGAACTCGAGGATGAATCAAAGGGACTGGGATCTTTTGATGAAGTTGAATTGTTCATCAAAAGTGATCCTCCAGAATCCGAAGATCGCACGGAAGATCTCTTGACGGCAACAGGTGAGATCACTGGAGATTTCGTATCTTCATAGCGATCTTTATTAACTGCTGAATTTGCCAATTCCGGAACGGTTACATTGGCAATTGATCGAATTGTTGACATGATCCCCTTGGAGATAATTCCACGATCATTTGGTGTATTCACAATGGATCGCGAGGAGTAGTTTTGGGTCTCATTGTAGGCCCTGATGTTACTATTTGGCCCCTTCATGGGGAACTCCAGCCGCGCATTTACCATTGTTTGCATATTTGATCCGGTTGATGCTACAGACATCTTCCGGTCGATGTCTCCAGCATGAGCCCCATTAAGCTTAGGCTCAGTTGCCTGAACATCTTGGTTTGCAATTACCATCTCGCTCGGTCCGCTTTGAACGATCCCCGTGCGAGGGTCCAGATGCTTCCTTGAAGCATCCTTCACTGTACTGTGATACTGCTGTTCTTTCTGTTCTTCAGCTCGAACAGAAGATACATGCCCCGCTATCGGTGTCCGGGACATAGTGGACGAAGGCGTTGTTGTTCCTGAATCATCTTCTTCGTCTTCCTCTGTAATCACGGAGGATTGAATCCAATCCCTAATCCTAGCTTTCTTAGCCACACGATCAACTGTCGTCTCGATCCCTGCCTCAGCCAGCGCAGACAGAAGCTTGTTCTTCTCCTCAGGGCTGCTATGAAAGGAATACATCGACGGGCAGAGTTCATCGGGTTCATTTGCTGAAAGGACATTAAATGAATCTTCTGTTttcaaaaatcaagaaaaattcataacttACAGGAAATCTCCTTTTCTGCTCCCTTAGCCAGCCATCGATCATCGAGGTACTTAGAGAGTTCGCTGAGACTCTTGGGCCGACGTTCCTGGCGCGGCTCCAGGAATTTGCGGAACATCTTACTGGCGCG is from Phlebotomus papatasi isolate M1 chromosome 1, Ppap_2.1, whole genome shotgun sequence and encodes:
- the LOC129798317 gene encoding putative sodium-coupled neutral amino acid transporter 10; its protein translation is MGTQTTNVITLSNSIIGVGILAMPFCFLKCGIILAIILLIVSMYVTRISCHFLIKSSFLTKRRNFEFLAFHAFGTSGKLMVELFVIGYLMGTCIAYYVVVGDLGPQIAAKILNIPQTDLLRLWVMVLLTLLCVLPLGLLKNVDSLATVSTASIGFYLCLVLKVMAEAKGPFMLGEWKHLVLLWQPSGVMQCLPIFSMALGCQMQLFEVQETMPGVSLEKMNQTVRSATALCCMTYILVGFFGYVAFCAQGFAGNILLNFSATLISDVIKIGFVISVACSFPLVIFPCRASLYSLLYRKDHVDAVNYIPEAKFRLLTVIIVVICLIIGILIPSIELVIGLIGSTMGVSICVIFPALCFKRVAKKDSTEKSAAQFMCVFGFVLMILGTYANLSAIDEKKSGPIIDNNDLNDMRIQDNVREMLPEKIPEPKLPESMKEDREITEKVRPPDLIDVGKESIIQKDTIEKEVDKSEVREKEKILDADAIMKEDREIAVEDSGKKHDQHDHEFHAVVNEIQRQNKQMMEKLEQIAGKIDNEKNSKENIPPGDPAKPNDSSPKLEVPKAEDHRDEVKIAEEPVKIPEPNSRERLIQNITNKFPNPIPIALLPNASQKHDEVVREATMPKNRTLEVPMKVPEKILELPKLMDTVKATIEAPVEKADGKPELPKEEVKKDQPETSKENVDTIRRDLLGVNSPSAREKRNVGDQDCERDLEQL
- the LOC129798318 gene encoding serine/threonine-protein kinase meng-po, translated to MNTSRKNIGHIHRVREFELEKVSLADEFDILQIVGEGWFGKILLVEHKATDTEMVLKALPKPYVSLRDFYREFHFGLHLGAHKNIVTTYDVAFETAGFYVFTQEYAPLGDLTSNVLDTGIGEIHSKKVAKQIASALDYMHSRDIVHRDVKLDNVLVFKSDFSRVKLCDFGESRRINASVQRRNEWLAYSPPEVLAVRTDDTYKTNPSHDVWQFAIVVFVCLTGCLPWQKAAQDDPRYVRYFAWHTSNLAFPIKRQPKLFKLVSARASKMFRKFLEPRQERRPKSLSELSKYLDDRWLAKGAEKEISSNEPDELCPSMYSFHSSPEEKNKLLSALAEAGIETTVDRVAKKARIRDWIQSSVITEEDEEDDSGTTTPSSTMSRTPIAGHVSSVRAEEQKEQQYHSTVKDASRKHLDPRTGIVQSGPSEMVIANQDVQATEPKLNGAHAGDIDRKMSVASTGSNMQTMVNARLEFPMKGPNSNIRAYNETQNYSSRSIVNTPNDRGIISKGIMSTIRSIANVTVPELANSAVNKDRYEDTKSPVISPVAVKRSSVRSSDSGGSLLMNNSTSSKDPSPFDSSSSSRGSTGFVNIVGSSTTMKDTPYDRIVPKAKKK